AGATCCTGGACCTCGGACTGGCCAAGGCGCTCGGCGAGGAAGGGGGGCTGACCCGCGCCAACTCGATCCTCGGGACGCTCGACTACGCCAGTCCAGAGCAGCTCCGCGACGCCGCTGGCGCCGACGCCCGCAGTGATATCTACAGCCTGGGGTGCACCCTCTACTTCGCCCTGGCCGGGGAGCCTCCGTTCAGCGGCGGCGATCCCATCAACAAGATCTTCAAGCAGCGCATGGTGGATCCGGACCCGATCGAGAAGGTCGTCAAGGGAGTCCCCGCGGCGTTCGGGGCCGTCGTTCGCAAGCTGATGGCGAAGGAGCCGGAGGATCGCCACCAGACCTGCGCCGAGGTTCGCTCCGACCTGGAGCGATGGACCGACCCGCTGTTCGTCCGCTCGCTGCTGGGCTCGGTTCCTGAGACGGCCCACGTTTTCCATCCGCCGCCGCCCGTGCTGGAGGAGGAAGACCTCCGGCTCCTCTCGGCCGACGCCAACCCCAGCGTGATCTCGCTCCGCGACCTCGGTGAAGCCGAGCCCACCCCAGCTCCTCGCCGACCCATACCCCCTACGCCGCTCCCCGCCAAATACCGCCAGCCGCCCCCCGAGGAAAGCTCGGGTTTCCTGGAGGACAATCGCTGGCTGGTGCACTTTTCGCTGGTTGTCCTGGGGATCGGCGTTGTGGCCGTTCTGGCCATCGCCCTCTTCCTCCATTCCTGATCGTGGTGGACTTCTGTATCATGGAGGGGTGGGGAGCCGATTTCGGGAGCCGTTGATCCGCGAGGCGCCATGTCGTCGGGACGCAAGAAACGCGGGGGACGGCCGGGGGACGACGGCGACGTCCTCGATCTGTTCCTTCCTCCGGTCGCCTCCTGGTTTCGATCGACCCTGGGAGAACCCACAGCACCCCAGCGGCAGGGGTGGCGGTCGATCTCGGCGGGCAAGAACACGCTGATCGCCGCGCCGACGGGCTCGGGCAAGAGCCTGGCGGCGTTTCTGGCGGCCCTCGACCTTCTCTGGCGACAGCCGGCGCGCGGTCGAGGCGTGCGGATTCTCTACATCTCGCCGCTCAAGGCTCTCAACGCAGACGTCCACCGCAACTTGCAGGTCCCGCTCGCGGGCATCCTGGAAGAGGCCGAGGCTTCCGGCACGCCGCTTCGAGCGCTCTCCGCAGCCGTTCGGAGCGGCGATACCCCGGCGAGCGAACGGGCGCGGATCCTCCGCAAGCCGCCCGAGATCCTCATCATCACCCCCGAATCGCTCCACCTGATGCTGACCTCGCAGGCCCGTGAAACCCTGCGCGAGGTTTCCCACGTCGTCGTCGACGAGATCCACGCCGTCTGCGGCGACAAGCGAGGCGTCTTCCTGGCCCTCCTGCTTGAACGTCTGGAAGCCCTGGGCGCGGGGCGTGCGTTCGTCCGCATTGGCCTCTCGGCGACGCAGAAACCCCTGGAGGAGGTTGCCCGCTACCTGGGAGGACTTCGGCCGACGGGCTCGGGATGCATGGAGTTCCGCCCCGTCGAGATCGTCGACGCCTCCGCCCCGAAATCGATGGACCTGCGCGTGATCTGGCCCGGGGGCGACGGCGGACTTGGCCCTCCTGGATCGATCTGGCCGGCGATCGAGGACCAGGTCCTCGGGATGGTCGAGGAACATCGCTCGACTCTGGTTTTCGCCAACAACCGGCGGACCGTGGAGAAGCTCACCGCCCGGCTGAACGAACTGGCCGCCCGCGACGTCGAACGCGACACCTCCAACGACTCCGAAACCGACCCCGAGCCGGGCCCTTTCCGCGCCCATCATGGAAGCCTCAGCCTGGAAGAGCGCCGGACGACGGAGGAGATGCTCAAGAACGCATCGCTGCGAGCGGTCGTTTCGACGGCCTCGCTGGAGTTGGGCATCGACATGGGCGAGGTTGACCTCGTCTGTCAGGTGGAGTCACCGGGGAACGTCGCGCGAGGGCTGCAGCGGGTTGGGCGCTCGGGACACCTCGTCGGAGGGACGAGCCGGGGCCGGCTGATTGCGAAGACCCCCAGCGATCTGCTCGAATCCGCCGCGCTGGCGAAGGCGATGCTGGCCGGGGATATCGAACCTCTGCGCGTACCGCGCAACTGCCTGGACGTGCTCGCCCAGCAGGTCGTCGCCTGCGCGGCCGTCGACCGCTGGGAGGCACCGGCGCTGTACGACCTCGTCCGCCGCGCCTACCCGTTCAGCGACCTTCCGGCTGAGGCGTTTGAACGTGTCCTGATGCTGGTCTCCGGGCGATACTCCACCGGCTCCATCCGAGACCTCCGCGCCCGGATCGTCTGGGATCGCATCCACAACCGCCTCGCTCCATTGCCGGGGACTTCTCGGTTGGCCCTGACTGGCGGGGGGACCATTCCCGACGTCGGCCACTACCCGGTCTACCTGGGCGAAGGCGGACCGAAGCTCGGCGAACTTGACGAGGAGTTCGTCTTCGAACGGCGCGTGGGCGAGAGCTTCATGCTGGGCAACAGCGCCTGGCGGATCGACGTCATCGACGTTCACAAGGTGCTCGTCAGCCCGGCGGGCGGCAGCCAGGTCGTCATGCCCTTCTGGCGGGGTGAGACCAGCCCACGATCGATGGAGTTGGGTCGTGCCGTCGGCGGCCTGACGCGTGTGATTGCCGAGCATCTCGACGATCCCAGCCTACCTCGCCGATTGGAGGAGGAGTGCCGCGTTGAGCCGCCGGCTGCGCGCTTCCTGATCCGACATGTAGGCCGTCAACGAAGGCTCGCCGGAATGGTGCCCGACGATCGCACCGTGCTGGTCGAGACGTTCCGCGACCCGGCCGGCGAAACCGCATTGGCCGTGCTTTCACCTTATGGACGGATGCATCTGGGTCTGAAGTTGGCGCTGCTGGCGCGGATTCAGGATCGCCTGGGGATGACGGCCTCGTGTCTGCACGGCGACGACGGCCTCCTCTTTCGGCTGCCCGGGACCGACGATCCACCGCTCGATATCCTGGAAGGTCTCGACGGAGCTGAGGCGGAACGGTTGATCCGCCGAGTCCTCCCGGATACGGCCCTGTTCGGCCTGCGGTTCCGCCAGAACGCCGGCCGGGCGCTTCTCATGCCCAGGCCGGACCCGACCAAACGGACCCCGCTCTGGCTCCAACGGCTCCGAGCCAAGGACCTGCTCGGGGTTGTCGGCGCATTCCCCGACCATCCGATCGTCGTCGAAACCTTTCGCGAGTGCCTCGACGACGACCTGCTCATGCCCCGACTCCGGGAGTTCCTCGACGCGATCGCCGCCGGAACGATCCGTGTTGAGAAACGCGCGGCGGAGGTCGCCTCGCCGTTCGCCTCGGACCTCGTCTTCCAGTTCACGGCGGCCTATCTCTACGAGTGGGACGAACCTCGGCGTAAGCCCGATTCGACGGCCTCGGCCGCCGTGGATGAGGGGCTGCTCGACGGTCTGTTGCACGGGCTCGAGGCCGGTCGGGGGATCGACGAGCAGGCCGTCGGCCGGCTTGAAGCCCGACTCCGAGGGCGGGGCCGCCCTCCTCGTACGGCCGATGAGATGGCGGAGACGCTCCGCACTCTGGGCGACCTCGCCCCGACTGATCTCTCGGGCCCGATGGAGGCCTTCGCGATCGAGTTGGAGGGGCAGGGGAGGGCCGAGCGCATCGATCTCCCCGGAGTGCGAGAGACCGCCCGCTGGATCCTGGCTGAGGAGGTTTCGCTCTACAAATCGGCGTTCGGCGATCATCCCAGTGTGGAGGACATCGCGACGATCGTGCGGCGGTTTCTCCGCACCCATGCCCTCGTCGGGCTGGCCGACGTCCTGGGGCGTTATCCGATCGCCGCCGAGACGGCTCGCGGGTTGCTGGAGGAGTGGGTCGAATCGAGCGGCGTCGTTCGGGTGGAGCAGGGGGAGGACGGCCCGCTCTGGGCGGATCCTGAGAATCTCGCGGAAGTCCAAAGGCTGACGATCGCCCAGCGCCGGCGCGAGAGCGTGGCCGTCGCGCCTGAGGTCTTCGCCGACTTCGTCGCCCGCCGCCAGCACGTCCATCCCGC
This genomic window from Paludisphaera rhizosphaerae contains:
- a CDS encoding DEAD/DEAH box helicase, with amino-acid sequence MSSGRKKRGGRPGDDGDVLDLFLPPVASWFRSTLGEPTAPQRQGWRSISAGKNTLIAAPTGSGKSLAAFLAALDLLWRQPARGRGVRILYISPLKALNADVHRNLQVPLAGILEEAEASGTPLRALSAAVRSGDTPASERARILRKPPEILIITPESLHLMLTSQARETLREVSHVVVDEIHAVCGDKRGVFLALLLERLEALGAGRAFVRIGLSATQKPLEEVARYLGGLRPTGSGCMEFRPVEIVDASAPKSMDLRVIWPGGDGGLGPPGSIWPAIEDQVLGMVEEHRSTLVFANNRRTVEKLTARLNELAARDVERDTSNDSETDPEPGPFRAHHGSLSLEERRTTEEMLKNASLRAVVSTASLELGIDMGEVDLVCQVESPGNVARGLQRVGRSGHLVGGTSRGRLIAKTPSDLLESAALAKAMLAGDIEPLRVPRNCLDVLAQQVVACAAVDRWEAPALYDLVRRAYPFSDLPAEAFERVLMLVSGRYSTGSIRDLRARIVWDRIHNRLAPLPGTSRLALTGGGTIPDVGHYPVYLGEGGPKLGELDEEFVFERRVGESFMLGNSAWRIDVIDVHKVLVSPAGGSQVVMPFWRGETSPRSMELGRAVGGLTRVIAEHLDDPSLPRRLEEECRVEPPAARFLIRHVGRQRRLAGMVPDDRTVLVETFRDPAGETALAVLSPYGRMHLGLKLALLARIQDRLGMTASCLHGDDGLLFRLPGTDDPPLDILEGLDGAEAERLIRRVLPDTALFGLRFRQNAGRALLMPRPDPTKRTPLWLQRLRAKDLLGVVGAFPDHPIVVETFRECLDDDLLMPRLREFLDAIAAGTIRVEKRAAEVASPFASDLVFQFTAAYLYEWDEPRRKPDSTASAAVDEGLLDGLLHGLEAGRGIDEQAVGRLEARLRGRGRPPRTADEMAETLRTLGDLAPTDLSGPMEAFAIELEGQGRAERIDLPGVRETARWILAEEVSLYKSAFGDHPSVEDIATIVRRFLRTHALVGLADVLGRYPIAAETARGLLEEWVESSGVVRVEQGEDGPLWADPENLAEVQRLTIAQRRRESVAVAPEVFADFVARRQHVHPAERLSGVEGVEVVLDQLQGFAGTAQAWEEELLPRRVVGFTPAMLDEILARGGWSWRAWTEGAGEPTVTLVTRDFGGGWPSEESVPLTDAERAALDALGLRGASFAADLARGANLDQHATNQALRSLMRRGLVRNDRFDPLRPGAFDVVASAARGGLRRGRSRRLDLSRPEGRWEVVPEADPDPERRALTWIDALFARFGVLARETVASEPWAAPWSELYPHLARLELRGEIRRGYFVEGLSGVQYATEEAAETLGTLAASTGQEEAEVMLAASDSANLYGSGAPLDVPLLEGGSARLLRSPGNFLVLRGGRPVLIIEAYGRRLTGLASASREELDSALARVLDLVSPERRVFKVETYNGEPTLASPAAGRLAQLGFVRDYPAMTYYAAWSAGGI
- a CDS encoding serine/threonine-protein kinase yields the protein MIGVEEFLEGVDRSGLVSRADLAPYRARNVRDDAANLARRLVQQKLLTQYQARKLLAGATRGFFLGGYRILRPLGEGGMGKVYLAAHEADGTQVAIKVLPPRRALEEVNSLARFKREMELSSRCNHPNVARTLTFGNDGDVHFMVLEYIPGMSLFDMVKSEQYGPLRVASASRLFLRILNGLEAAHAAGLIHRDIKPSNVMITPDGDAKILDLGLAKALGEEGGLTRANSILGTLDYASPEQLRDAAGADARSDIYSLGCTLYFALAGEPPFSGGDPINKIFKQRMVDPDPIEKVVKGVPAAFGAVVRKLMAKEPEDRHQTCAEVRSDLERWTDPLFVRSLLGSVPETAHVFHPPPPVLEEEDLRLLSADANPSVISLRDLGEAEPTPAPRRPIPPTPLPAKYRQPPPEESSGFLEDNRWLVHFSLVVLGIGVVAVLAIALFLHS